The following is a genomic window from Bacillus sp. V2I10.
GCCATGCGTGCATACGCCATGACATCATCTGCTGATAACTCCGTATTCGCCTCTGTCAGTTTTGCCGCTTTGCAGCCACCATTTAAAATACAATAGCCTTCAACAATCAGCTCATCCCAGCTCATGATCTCACCGTATTCTTTTACAGCCTCGTGATGCAGTCCCATTACCCACTTCGTATTCGTGCTGTTCATAACGGACGGGATAAAATACAAGTCAAATCCCGGTATGATCGACTCAATTTCTGACACCTCAAGCACACATGGAACAAGATATCTTCTGATTCGGGACATTAAGTTTAACACATTATCCATCGTCACATTGTCGCTTCCGCCGACAATGATCGCATCTGTTCCTGATTCGCATATTATTTCTAGATTTTCATCGCTTATTTCTTTATCTGGATCGAGTTTGAACACATGTTTCCACTCGGTAACTTCATACATGGTCTTTCCTCCTAACAATCGGGTTCCACCTGAAACATTATATCAAATTAACGCCCTGCAAAAAACGCACAGGTGCTATGAAGGTTTTGACAATCTGTTCACCAGTTTGATTTAAAAGTGACTTAATTCATAATTCAAAACCATATTGAAGATAATAATTTAAAAAAACAAAGGAAAAAAACCTTGAATGGAAATAAACCTATTTGCTCATCTGAGCTCGGAACACTGTGGCTAACCTACCAGGAAAAAACACTGATCCTGAGAATATTAGAATATTTCCTGGAAAAAGCTGATGATCAGCAAGCCCTGAATATTATGGGAGGTTTATTGCAGGAACTCAATCATTATGTGATCAAAATAGAAGGCGTTTTTGAGCAGGAAGGTGTAGTCATTCCTGATGGATTTACGAAAGAAGATGTCAACTTAGAAGCTCCTAAGCTTTACGACAATGGATTTGATATTATGTTTCTTCGTATTTTAAAAGAAATCAGCATGGGTATGTACACCCTTAACATGAATATGGCGTACAGTGAAGATGTGATGTCCATTTATGAAGGATTAACGACTACCACCCAAAAGGTTTATAAACTGGCTACCCATTATTTACTTAATAAAGGCATTCTTACTCTGCCGCAAAAAGTGACCATGCCGAAATCAACCGAATTTATAAAAAGTAAAAACTATTTGAATGGATTTCGTTTCTTTAGTGAAAATCTCGGGCTTTAAACAACATTGAATCGGCAATCTTCATCACGGAAATCGAAACAATTAATATTGGCATGCAGCTTATTTGCACAATGTGCTGAAAACAAAGAAGTTAGACAATATTTCGCAAAAGGAAAAGAACTTGCCAAGAAACAAATAAAAATTTTCGAAGAAATTCTCCTCGACAGCGATGTACAGTTCTCAGCTTCTTCGGGAAGCACAGTAACTGATTCGATAATCCCTGCATTTTCTGAAAAGCTAATGATGTTCTGTATTTATCTCCTTAATGGGTTTGGGCTTGCAGGAAGCAGTTTTGAAATGATATATCCATGAAAACAGCATTGATAAAAAAGGAATAAAAATTATGATTAAAAATGGCTGGATGGAAGAACCGCCGCAAATGGAAAACAGGACAAGACGAAAAAGCAGGCACCGCTTCTCATCATTTATCAGATAAATAATAAGCATTGTGTTAGTTCAACACGAACCTACAATGTAGAGGGATTCATTTTGAATATTCTTGTCAGCTTACTCTCAATTTTACTTGAAATCGTTATTCGGGCAGCATTCTTGGTTAATGAAACTTCTTCTAGATTTAACTCATTTTTCAGAATGCCATCTTTAACATAAGCGCGGAGTATTCTCACTTTCACATGGTTACAAGAAAGCGGAAGCGTCAATGCCCGCTCCGCCAGAAAAGTCCGTTTTGATTTTTTTGGCGAATCCGTTCTGTCCGAGGATCTAGGCGCTGAAGCTAGTCATGGATCCTTGAGATTAAATGAATTCTGATCCTTTAGAAAAGGTGAGCGTTATTTTATACTCGCCTTTTTATTTTTTCCGATCACTAAATAATAAAAGGATAAAATCATAGTGATTTTATCCTTTCTAATCGAATCCCGTTAAATCAAGATTCCTTTGTTTCCTGTGTTTGAATGCGTTCAAGCGCCATTGTGTAGGCGTCGTTGCCATAGTTCAGGCAGCGTTTTACGCGTGAAATGGTTGCAGTGCTGGCACCTGTTTCGGTTTCAATTTTATGATAGGTAAACCCTTCGCGCAGCATGCGTGCTACTTCTAAACGCTGGGCAAGTGACTGGATTTCGTTCACTGTGCATAGATCATCGAAGAACCGATAGCATTCTTCAAGGTTTTTTAGTGATAAAACAGATTCAAATAATTGGTCGAGTTCTTTTCCCCGTAATTTTTCCCAATTTGCATCTTCATTCTCCTTTTATGAAAATTAGTGGAGTGAAACGTGATTTTCTAGAGCAGGCACTATGTTAATCCAGGTTTTTCCCGGTACAAATCCGACTGGCTCTCCGTTTAAGTAAGGGAGGATTCTTCCGTTAATATTTCGCCATTCCACCTGGCGGCTGACGCCTTTTTGCAGCAGGATTCCTTTGCCTCCGGATGTTAAGTCAATCGCTCTTCTTCCATAGTCGTCAATCGTTTGATGCTTCATTTCAGCGATAAATAAATTATCAACTGCGATGGCTTCTCCTGTTTCCAGGTCTTTTGTTTGTTCGTTGTTGCTATATCGTAAGTACTTCTCTGTTTGTTTGTCGTATTTATATTCTGAATTCCACACATCTGACTGATCGTAGCGGACAATTGCTTCTAAACCTGAATCACCTTTAGGAGCTTCTTTTGCGCCAGCAAATGGCAGGGGTTTTGGCTGCTTCGTCAGGTCAATTCCGTTCAGCTCTGCACCTTCTTTTATATTTTCAGCAGAGATATAAGAATTGTGCGGCGCTTTTCTGAAATCAGCTCTCCAAAAGAGTGTGCCGTCATAAAACAAGCCATTCAAATAATCATGTTTTCCATTTTCAAGCGTTTCTTTAGCCTGTGGACTCCAGCCATGGCTAATAAAAACCGCATCATAGCCGGTGCTTAAGTCAACATAATATTCTCTTGCGCTTCTTACAGGACCGATTTCTGCTGGCTGATTGCTCTGATAAATAGCCAGGAACCTGGTGATGTTTCCTTCCGATAAAACCTCGTATACGATATCAGCCTGTTGTAGTCCAGACTGCGGACGGGCTGCCGGATGATTGTTAATCATCACTGCAAAGGCACGCTGTCCTTCTTTCTCATCTGAGCGCAGACCTGTTAATGGATAAATGTTTTGCTCCACAATAGGCGCAGATGTTTCTTCCTCTTTTACATCATCCGTTTTAGGGCTGCTTTTTTCTTCTTGGTTACAAGCCGTACACATGGCGAGCAGGATCAAGGCCATGAACAGCCGTTGAAGATTCTTCATGTTGTTTTTCACGATTGACACCTTCTGCTTACTTTTATATTTTAACGCATTATCGATGGAAAGAGTATTATTTTTTTAAGCACATCATAGATGCCGACTGGAGTAATCCTGATATACGGCAAATGGGTGGATGATAGGAAAAAAAGTGAATAAACCGGATCGCCGTGTGTATATCCTCTCTCTTTCAGCAGGTGCTTAAATCTTTCCTCTTGTTGAACAACTAAACTAAACTCTTCATCTGATGCTCCTCCGCAAAGTTCAAGAGGTAATTCATGCAGAACTTCTCCCTTTTCTGCAAGGACAATTCCGCCTCCAAGCTCCTTCATCCTATTAAATGCAGTGATCATATCATGCTTGCTTTTCCCAATCAAAATAATATCGCCTGTTGTTGAATAAGAACTTGCCATACCGCCGAGCGAGGCGGCGAAGCCCTTGAGCATTGTGTTGATCCGCCATTTACCT
Proteins encoded in this region:
- a CDS encoding DUF3231 family protein, giving the protein MNRQSSSRKSKQLILACSLFAQCAENKEVRQYFAKGKELAKKQIKIFEEILLDSDVQFSASSGSTVTDSIIPAFSEKLMMFCIYLLNGFGLAGSSFEMIYP
- a CDS encoding DUF3231 family protein, translated to MNGNKPICSSELGTLWLTYQEKTLILRILEYFLEKADDQQALNIMGGLLQELNHYVIKIEGVFEQEGVVIPDGFTKEDVNLEAPKLYDNGFDIMFLRILKEISMGMYTLNMNMAYSEDVMSIYEGLTTTTQKVYKLATHYLLNKGILTLPQKVTMPKSTEFIKSKNYLNGFRFFSENLGL
- a CDS encoding heptaprenylglyceryl phosphate synthase encodes the protein MYEVTEWKHVFKLDPDKEISDENLEIICESGTDAIIVGGSDNVTMDNVLNLMSRIRRYLVPCVLEVSEIESIIPGFDLYFIPSVMNSTNTKWVMGLHHEAVKEYGEIMSWDELIVEGYCILNGGCKAAKLTEANTELSADDVMAYARMAENMFHMPIFYLEYSGTYGDVSVVQAASSVLSSTKLFYGGGIKTPEQAAEMAEYADVVVVGNVIYDDFESALKTVKAVKPWGKE
- a CDS encoding DUF3048 domain-containing protein, with amino-acid sequence MKNLQRLFMALILLAMCTACNQEEKSSPKTDDVKEEETSAPIVEQNIYPLTGLRSDEKEGQRAFAVMINNHPAARPQSGLQQADIVYEVLSEGNITRFLAIYQSNQPAEIGPVRSAREYYVDLSTGYDAVFISHGWSPQAKETLENGKHDYLNGLFYDGTLFWRADFRKAPHNSYISAENIKEGAELNGIDLTKQPKPLPFAGAKEAPKGDSGLEAIVRYDQSDVWNSEYKYDKQTEKYLRYSNNEQTKDLETGEAIAVDNLFIAEMKHQTIDDYGRRAIDLTSGGKGILLQKGVSRQVEWRNINGRILPYLNGEPVGFVPGKTWINIVPALENHVSLH